In a single window of the Salvelinus namaycush isolate Seneca chromosome 18, SaNama_1.0, whole genome shotgun sequence genome:
- the LOC120063492 gene encoding rabphilin-3A-like — MEAMEQERIGRLVNRLDDMKKTVCGDGVNRCLLCGEQLGVPGVSSVVCEDCKKHMCTKCGVQSGSRPCSVWLCKICSEQREVWKRSGAWFFKGFPKQFLPSPMPISKSRESSAQRASEPQEPAASDPRAAGDQPQPQAQAQARGPEESHAPSYDQQGAGPEAQGRAGKPPVAHKPTEVRFAAGGASPGYSEGGAQNSPVVLQKAVTVQSSSPPSAASANQAPLEMEGGGYSTIIAPEEDRVTPAVREEKRQPAAYNSPPAPQQAPPPEEEEDANSCDSDEATTLGALEFSLLYEQENNSLHCSILKAKGLKPMDSNGLADPYVKLHLLPGASKSTKLRTKTLRNTRNPAWNETLVYHGLTDEDMQRKTLRISVCDEDKFGHNEFIGETRVALKKLKINQKKNFNVCLERVVPTKKTATAGGARGISLYEDEGGKEGGDVEERGRILISLVYSTQQNRLLVGVVRCVHLASMDANGYSDPFVEICLKPDMGKKAKNKTNIKKKTLNPEYNEEFSYDIKHSDLAKKTLDISVWDYDIGKSNDYIGGCQLGITAKGEQLKHWYECLKNKDKKIERWHTLLNENPVNSN; from the exons ATGGAGGCCATGGAGCAGGAGAGAATTGG GCGCCTGGTGAACCGTCTAGATGACATGAAGAAGACGGTGTGTGGGGACGGGGTGAACCGCTGTCTGCTATGTGGGGAGCAGCTGGGTGTGCCAGGGGTCAGCTCAGTGGTGTGTGAGGACTGCAAAAAG CACATGTGCACCAAGTGTGGAGTGCAGAGTGGGAGCCGGCCGTGCTCTGTGTGGCTCTGCAAGATCTGCAGCGAACAGCGAGAG GTGTGGAAGCGATCTGGTGCCTGGTTCTTTAAAGGCTTCCCCAAGCAGTTCCTGCCCTCGCCCATGCCCATCTCCAAGTCCAGAGAGTCAAGCGCCCAGCGGGCCTCAGAACCCCAGGAGCCAGCAGCCTCTGACCCCAGGGCTGCTGGTGATCAGCCCCAgccacaggcacaggcacaggctaGAG GTCCAGAGGAGAGTCACGCTCCTAGTTATGACCAGCAGGGAGCAG GACCAGAGGCACAGGGGCGCGCTGGCAAACCACCTGTGGCCCATAAGCCGACAGAGGTTCGCTTTGCCGCTGGTGGGGCTAGTCCTGGCTACTCTGAGGGAGGTGCCCAGAACAGCCCAGTGGTGCTGCAGAAGGCTGTTACAGTCCAGAGCTCCAGCCCCCCTTCAGCAGCATCAGCTAATCAGG CTCCactggagatggagggaggtggcTACTCCACTATCATTGCTCCAGAGGAGGATAGAGTGACTCCTGCAGTgcgggaggagaagagacagccTGCCGCCTACAACTCCCCTCCTGCTCCACAACAAGCCCCCCcgcctgaggaggaggaggatgcaaACAGCTGTGACTCGGATGAGGCCA CCACTCTTGGCGCGCTGGAGTTCAGCTTGCTTTATGAGCAGGAGAACAACAGTCTCCACTGCAGCATCCTTAAAGCCAAG GGACTGAAGCCCATGGACTCCAATGGACTGGCTGATCCATATGTCAAGCTGCATCTGCTGCCAGGGGCCAGTAAG TCCACCAAGTTACGCACCAAAACCCTGAGAAACACCCGTAACCCAGCCTGGAACGAGACCCTGGTCTACCACGGACTCACAGATGAGGACATGCAGCGGAAGACTCTCAG GATCTCTGTCTGTGATGAGGACAAGTTTGGACATAATGAGTTTATTGGAGAAACTCGCGTTGCACTGAAGAAACTGAAGATCAATCAGAAGAAAAACTTCAACGTGTGTCTAGAGAGAGTTGTCCCT ACAAAGAAGACCGCAACAGCTGGAGGGGCTCGAGGCATTTCGCTCTATGAGGATGAG GGTGGAAAGGAGGGTGGAGATGTGGAGGAGCGTGGTCGTATCCTTATCTCCCTCGTGTACAGCACCCAGCAGAACCGCCTGCTTGTGGGTGTGGTGCGCTGCGTTCACCTGGCCTCCATGGACGCCAATGGATACTCTGACCCATTCGTCGAAAT ATGCCTGAAACCTGATATGGGGAAGAAGGCCAAGAACAAAACAAATATCAAGAAGAAAACCCTGAACCCAGAGTACAACGAA GAATTTAGCTATGACATCAAGCACAGCGACCTGGCTAAGAAGACCCTGGACATCTCAGTGTGGGACTACGACATTGGGAAATCCAACGATTACATCG GTGGGTGCCAGCTGGGCATCACAGCCAAAGGGGAGCAGCTGAAGCACTGGTATGAGTGCCTGAAGAACAAGGACAAGAAGATAGAGCGCTGGCACACCCTGTTGAATGAGAATCCTGTCAACAGCAACTAA